A region of the Geothermobacter ehrlichii genome:
AGAAAATCCGACCGGAAATACCACCTATCTGCGCAGCGGCTAGAATGCCCCCTGCGTCCACCAGCGACAAATTCCGCCCTACCATCAAATAGGTAACAAAATAGGTTATGAAACATAGCTGCAACATAGCATAGAAGAGCGAACCAAAGGTTACCTTCCACAACTCAGGCTTGGAAAAAATCATCTTGATTGGCTTGCCCATGCCCCTCATTTGGAGCGAGTGCTTCGGTTCGGCATCCACATCCAGCTTCACTCTCACTGGCTCGGAGGCCAGAACCGACAGCAGGCAGAGTCCTCCCACAACCAAAGCCGCTCCCCTCCAATCAACCACCAGAACTAAAAAAGGGACCATGACACCCGCCAGAGCGTTGCCCGCCGGCACTCCGCTCTGCTTGAATGAGAAAACAAAAGCCCTCCGGTTGACCGGAGAATTTTGCATCAACACATGCGAACTCGCCGGCGTTACCGGCCCATACCCAACCCCTAACAACATTGCACTCAAAATCATCATCGGAATCGACGCCAGGGTTGAGAACATCAGCCCAACTGCACAAAAAATTAGACAAATCTGGCTGACCCTGACGGCTCCATAGCGGGTAATGAAATCACCGCTGATGAGACTGGAGATCATGGCGACCATGTAAAGGATAGCTACGAACAGCCCTATATACCTAGGAGAGATTCCGATCTCTGCTGCTACAACCGGAGCCAACACAGAAACGGTAACGGAGGAGGCCGATACAAAAATTTGCACCATTAAGGTTACAGATAAAGCGAACCAGATATTCCTCATCTAGTCGTCCCTGAAAAATCCCGAATATCGCTCCATCCGGCCTTAGAATTGGAAAGACTGGCCTTCCCCCGAAATTGTGGACAGTCCGAAAAGCTGCTACAACAGCGTCAGGAGGACTGGCATGGTTTCGAAGAGAAGGAAGTACACTCGTGAATT
Encoded here:
- a CDS encoding MFS transporter, giving the protein MRNIWFALSVTLMVQIFVSASSVTVSVLAPVVAAEIGISPRYIGLFVAILYMVAMISSLISGDFITRYGAVRVSQICLIFCAVGLMFSTLASIPMMILSAMLLGVGYGPVTPASSHVLMQNSPVNRRAFVFSFKQSGVPAGNALAGVMVPFLVLVVDWRGAALVVGGLCLLSVLASEPVRVKLDVDAEPKHSLQMRGMGKPIKMIFSKPELWKVTFGSLFYAMLQLCFITYFVTYLMVGRNLSLVDAGGILAAAQIGGISGRIFWGFVADRFFSPRVVLGFLGLSMSVVMVCFLSLGEGCPYPVMLILSVLFGTLAIGWNGVYLAELARLAPTGETGSVIGGGLFFTFLGVVVGPPIFGMIVTVANSYEIAFMVFATLCVVSGISILCNFGGGGVSFPVK